One Ahaetulla prasina isolate Xishuangbanna chromosome 1, ASM2864084v1, whole genome shotgun sequence DNA window includes the following coding sequences:
- the CMKLR2 gene encoding chemerin-like receptor 2 isoform X1, which yields MFLLCGDRLLPGYIHNADQCTIQVPRRQSVVMSSADFLYQDNFTEYFEDYEEDEPLQAQAYLSHARIASLVLQMMAFLLGVPGNAIVIWIMGFKWNKTVTSIWFLNLAIADLIFVLFLPLYIAYIIMGFHWPFGKWLCKANAFIALLNMFASVFFLTAISIDRYVHLIHPAFSYRHRTLGNACILVLLIWILATVLGSPALYFKDTLILPQNVTICYYNFHHNLDIILFRHHTLTWIKFICGYLFPLLTMIVCYSFLVSQVKKSTVLTSSRLFWTILAVVVVFFICWTPYQIFSILELAAHHNISLHDLLENAMPLSIGLAFINSCLNPILYVLLSKKLSSCFSVTFSELVKHTLWEVSRSATVSDHGQNSLSLQLTEVPVIEHPLEEILQ from the exons ATGTTCCTCTTATGTGGGGATCGTTTATTGCCAGGCTATATTCATAATGCAGACCAATGTACT ATCCAAGTTCCCAGGAGACAGAGTGTGGTCATGTCATCAGCTGACTTCCTGTACCAAGATAACTTTACTGAATACTTTGAAGATTATGAGGAAGATGAGCCACTTCAGGCCCAGGCCTACCTCAGTCATGCTCGAATTGCTTCTCTTGTGCTACAGATGATGGCTTTTCTCTTAGGAGTACCTGGCAATGCAATAGTTATTTGGATCATGGGCTTCAAATGGAATAAGACAGTTACATCCATCTGGTTCCTCAACTTGGCAATTGCAGACTTAATCTTTGTTTTGTTCTTGCCCCTATATATTGCATATATCATCATGGGCTTCCACTGGCCTTTTGGGAAATGGTTGTGCAAAGCAAATGCTTTTATTGCCTTGCTCAACATGTTTGCCAGTGTCTTCTTCCTGACAGCAATCAGCATCGATCGTTATGTCCATCTGATCCACCCTGCCTTCTCCTATAGGCATCGGACACTTGGGAATGCCTGTATCCTGGTTTTACTCATTTGGATTTTGGCTACAGTTCTTGGAAGCCCAGCACTGTATTTCAAAGACACACTTATATTACCCCAAAATGTCACCATATGCTATTACAACTTTCACCATAATTTGGATATTATTTTATTCAGACATCACACACTTACATGGATAAAATTCATTTGTGgctatctctttccacttttaaCTATGATTGTTTGTTATTCCTTTCTGGTCAGCCAAGTTAAAAAAAGTACAGTGTTAACCTCCAGCAGGCTGTTCTGGACTATTCTTGCGGTGgtagtggttttttttatttgctggaCCCCATATCAAATATTTAGCATTCTGGAACTGGCAGCTCATCATAACATCTCTTTGCATGATTTGCTTGAAAATGCCATGCCTCTTTCGATTGGCTTGGCCTTCATTAATAGTTGCCTGAATCCTATCCTTTATGTCCTTCTCAGTAAGAAGCTCTCATCCTGCTTTAGTGTGACATTCTCAGAGTTGGTCAAACACACCCTGTGGGAAGTCAGCCGATCTGCTACAGTGAGCGATCACGGTCAGAATTCCCTGAGTCTGCAGTTGACTGAAGTCCCAGTGATAGAACACCCTCTGGAGGAAATTTTGCAGTGA
- the CMKLR2 gene encoding chemerin-like receptor 2 isoform X2, producing the protein MSSADFLYQDNFTEYFEDYEEDEPLQAQAYLSHARIASLVLQMMAFLLGVPGNAIVIWIMGFKWNKTVTSIWFLNLAIADLIFVLFLPLYIAYIIMGFHWPFGKWLCKANAFIALLNMFASVFFLTAISIDRYVHLIHPAFSYRHRTLGNACILVLLIWILATVLGSPALYFKDTLILPQNVTICYYNFHHNLDIILFRHHTLTWIKFICGYLFPLLTMIVCYSFLVSQVKKSTVLTSSRLFWTILAVVVVFFICWTPYQIFSILELAAHHNISLHDLLENAMPLSIGLAFINSCLNPILYVLLSKKLSSCFSVTFSELVKHTLWEVSRSATVSDHGQNSLSLQLTEVPVIEHPLEEILQ; encoded by the coding sequence ATGTCATCAGCTGACTTCCTGTACCAAGATAACTTTACTGAATACTTTGAAGATTATGAGGAAGATGAGCCACTTCAGGCCCAGGCCTACCTCAGTCATGCTCGAATTGCTTCTCTTGTGCTACAGATGATGGCTTTTCTCTTAGGAGTACCTGGCAATGCAATAGTTATTTGGATCATGGGCTTCAAATGGAATAAGACAGTTACATCCATCTGGTTCCTCAACTTGGCAATTGCAGACTTAATCTTTGTTTTGTTCTTGCCCCTATATATTGCATATATCATCATGGGCTTCCACTGGCCTTTTGGGAAATGGTTGTGCAAAGCAAATGCTTTTATTGCCTTGCTCAACATGTTTGCCAGTGTCTTCTTCCTGACAGCAATCAGCATCGATCGTTATGTCCATCTGATCCACCCTGCCTTCTCCTATAGGCATCGGACACTTGGGAATGCCTGTATCCTGGTTTTACTCATTTGGATTTTGGCTACAGTTCTTGGAAGCCCAGCACTGTATTTCAAAGACACACTTATATTACCCCAAAATGTCACCATATGCTATTACAACTTTCACCATAATTTGGATATTATTTTATTCAGACATCACACACTTACATGGATAAAATTCATTTGTGgctatctctttccacttttaaCTATGATTGTTTGTTATTCCTTTCTGGTCAGCCAAGTTAAAAAAAGTACAGTGTTAACCTCCAGCAGGCTGTTCTGGACTATTCTTGCGGTGgtagtggttttttttatttgctggaCCCCATATCAAATATTTAGCATTCTGGAACTGGCAGCTCATCATAACATCTCTTTGCATGATTTGCTTGAAAATGCCATGCCTCTTTCGATTGGCTTGGCCTTCATTAATAGTTGCCTGAATCCTATCCTTTATGTCCTTCTCAGTAAGAAGCTCTCATCCTGCTTTAGTGTGACATTCTCAGAGTTGGTCAAACACACCCTGTGGGAAGTCAGCCGATCTGCTACAGTGAGCGATCACGGTCAGAATTCCCTGAGTCTGCAGTTGACTGAAGTCCCAGTGATAGAACACCCTCTGGAGGAAATTTTGCAGTGA
- the EEF1B2 gene encoding elongation factor 1-beta produces MGFGDLKSASGLQLLNSFLADKSYIEGYIPSQADVAVFEAVGSSPPSELYHALRWYNHIKSYEKQKASLPGVKKALGKYGPADVEDSTGTGGDNKDEDDIDLFGSDEDEESEEAKKLREERLAQYESKKAKKPALVAKSSILLDVKPWDDETDMSKLEECVRSIQADGLVWGSSKLVPVGYGIKKLQIQCVVEDDKVGTDMLEEKITAFEDYVQSMDVAAFNKI; encoded by the exons ATGGGATTTGGGGACCTGAAATCTGCCTCCGGCCTGCAGCTCCTGAACTCCTTCTTGGCAGATAAAAGTTACATCGAGGG GTATATTCCATCGCAGGCAGATGTTGCTGTATTTGAAGCAGTTGGTTCATCCCCTCCTTCCGAGTTATACCATGCCCTCCGGTGGTACAACCACATTAAATCTtatgaaaaacaaaaagcaag TCTGCCTGGTGTGAAGAAAGCTTTGGGAAAATATGGCCCTGCAGATGTTGAAGACAGTACAGGCACAGGTGGAGATAACAAAGATGAAGATGACATTGACCTTTTTGGTTCTGATGAAGATGAG GAAAGCGAAGAAGCAAAAAAGTTAAGGGAGGAACGGCTTGCTCAGTATGAATCAAAGAAGGCCAAAA AACCAGCACTGGTTGCCAAGTCATCCATTTTATTAGATGTAAAACCTTGGGACGATGAGACAGATATGTCCAAATTGGAGGAGTGTGTCCGAAGCATTCAGGCTGATGGCTTAGTCTGGGGATCTT CCAAACTAGTTCCAGTTGGTTATGGAATAAAGAAACTTCAAATTCAATGTGTAGTTGAAGATGATAAAGTTGGAACTGATATGTTGGAAGAGAAGATCACTGCATTCGAAGATTATGTACAATCAATGGATGTGGCAGCTTTCAACAAAATTTAA